In a genomic window of Flavobacteriales bacterium:
- the glmM gene encoding phosphoglucosamine mutase, translating to MTLIRSISGIRGTIGGAPGEGLTPLDVTRYTAAFASLMRRRSDHLGRPAIVLGRDARISGPMVADLVRGTLMGLGIDVIDLGMATTPTVEMAVPGEGAIGGIILTASHNPAQWNALKLLNAKGEFISASDGADVLRIGERDEWQAAEVNELGTVRHDDSWTQKHIDAILALDLVDRRAIAARRYTVVLDAVNSIGGIAVPLLLEQLGVRVVKIHCEPNGRFPHNPEPLPEHLVDLCEAVRANKAHLGIAVDPDVDRLALVCNDGSLFGEEYTLVACADHVLAHRPGPTVSNLSSTRALDDVAGRHGRKRHASAVGEVNVVETMRATGAAIGGEGNGGVILSELHHGRDALVGIALFLTLMARSGASSVDLRRSYPDYFISKNKIELKPGMDVQGLIDAMAARYAEQPHSTIDGLRIEFGATWVHLRRSNTEPIIRIYAEARSPEEADTLAARLIGELKELAGIPA from the coding sequence ATGACGCTCATACGCTCCATCTCGGGCATCCGCGGCACCATTGGTGGTGCGCCTGGCGAAGGCCTCACACCGCTCGATGTCACGCGCTACACCGCAGCCTTCGCATCGCTCATGCGGCGGCGCTCCGATCACCTGGGCAGGCCCGCTATCGTCTTGGGCCGCGATGCGCGCATCAGCGGCCCCATGGTGGCCGATCTGGTGCGCGGCACGCTAATGGGCCTGGGCATCGACGTGATCGACCTTGGCATGGCCACAACGCCCACGGTGGAGATGGCGGTCCCGGGTGAAGGCGCCATCGGCGGCATCATCCTCACCGCGAGCCACAACCCTGCGCAATGGAATGCGCTGAAACTGCTCAACGCCAAAGGGGAGTTCATCAGCGCATCCGATGGCGCCGACGTGCTGCGGATCGGCGAGCGTGATGAATGGCAGGCGGCCGAGGTGAATGAGCTCGGCACCGTGCGCCATGATGACTCGTGGACGCAGAAGCACATCGATGCGATCCTCGCCCTCGACCTCGTGGATCGCCGGGCCATCGCCGCGCGGCGCTACACCGTGGTGCTCGATGCGGTGAACAGCATAGGTGGCATCGCGGTTCCGCTCTTGCTCGAGCAACTGGGCGTCCGGGTGGTGAAGATCCATTGCGAGCCGAACGGCCGTTTCCCGCACAACCCCGAGCCGTTGCCCGAGCACCTGGTTGACTTGTGCGAAGCCGTGCGCGCGAACAAGGCGCATCTCGGCATCGCGGTCGATCCGGATGTTGATCGCCTCGCACTGGTCTGCAACGATGGCTCGCTCTTCGGTGAGGAATACACCCTGGTGGCTTGTGCGGACCACGTGCTCGCGCACCGGCCCGGCCCGACCGTGAGCAACCTGAGCAGCACGCGCGCGCTCGACGATGTGGCCGGGCGCCACGGACGCAAGCGACACGCCAGCGCGGTAGGAGAGGTGAATGTGGTGGAGACGATGCGCGCCACGGGCGCGGCGATCGGCGGTGAGGGCAATGGCGGCGTGATCCTGAGCGAGCTGCACCATGGCCGCGATGCGCTGGTGGGCATCGCGCTCTTCCTCACGCTCATGGCCCGAAGCGGAGCGAGCAGCGTGGATCTCAGGCGCAGCTACCCCGATTACTTCATCAGCAAGAACAAGATCGAGCTGAAGCCCGGCATGGATGTGCAGGGCCTCATCGACGCCATGGCCGCGCGCTATGCCGAGCAGCCGCACAGCACCATCGACGGGCTGCGCATCGAGTTCGGCGCGACCTGGGTGCACCTGCGCCGCAGCAATACCGAGCCCATCATCCGCATCTACGCCGAAGCGCGCAGCCCTGAGGAGGCCGATACGCTTGCCGCGAGGCTAATCGGGGAGCTGAAGGAGCTCGCCGGCATCCCGGCATGA
- a CDS encoding SIR2 family protein has translation MWLLGAGASASAGIPTAWEMVWEFKQQLFVHQRKATLKSVSDLANPAIRAQLQAHIDSSGTLPALDSLEEYATLFETLYPSEGDRRTYLDRKMASARPSYGHVALSCLMKADKARLVWTTNFDPLVADACAKVFDTTGKLTTIGLEGTEQAAQLIGEGRWPIEVKLHGDFRSRRLKNTSAELLSQDMLFRRTLVDVCRRFGLVAVGYSGRDESVMRALEDALAEPGAFPAGLFWLHKGEGAPLPRVVSLLNKALQQGCEAALVKVENFDEVLRDLVRPMADSLDMAPLEKFASERSHFSPPPRPGGNRGWPIVKLNGLPLRVVPTTCRRVVCDVGGFAETRAAMSEANVDVIVSRVRDGVLAFGSDRDIKKALEKYNITAFDLHTIEPHRLRYDSGERGLLRDALTRALVRQHGFVHHHKRSSDLLAPSNPNDTKWNALRQQVGSLAGVVPDHPELTWVEGISTRLDWADGRVWLLFEPRLVFAGLNLSNKAAAADFSRERGVRRYNRQTNDIMEFWSGVLATSGEELRALGIGDGIDAVFGLSSRPAYSRRMSA, from the coding sequence ATGTGGCTGCTCGGAGCGGGCGCCTCGGCTTCGGCGGGAATCCCGACCGCGTGGGAGATGGTTTGGGAGTTCAAGCAACAGCTTTTCGTTCATCAGCGTAAGGCGACTCTTAAGTCCGTCTCTGACTTGGCCAATCCCGCCATTCGCGCCCAGTTGCAGGCCCACATCGATTCGTCTGGAACGCTACCCGCCTTGGACTCTCTTGAGGAGTATGCAACACTGTTCGAGACACTCTATCCGTCCGAAGGAGATCGACGGACCTATTTGGACAGGAAGATGGCCAGTGCTCGTCCTTCGTATGGCCATGTCGCCCTTTCTTGCCTTATGAAGGCGGATAAGGCAAGGCTTGTATGGACGACGAACTTCGACCCACTGGTTGCGGATGCTTGCGCTAAGGTGTTCGATACAACGGGGAAGCTCACAACCATTGGCTTGGAAGGCACAGAGCAAGCCGCCCAGCTTATTGGAGAGGGCCGTTGGCCAATTGAGGTAAAGCTGCACGGCGATTTCCGTTCACGGCGACTTAAGAACACGTCGGCTGAACTGTTGAGCCAAGACATGTTGTTCAGGCGTACTCTAGTTGATGTTTGTCGCCGTTTCGGCCTTGTTGCAGTCGGATATAGCGGTCGCGATGAGTCGGTGATGCGAGCACTTGAAGACGCGCTAGCTGAACCGGGTGCTTTTCCCGCTGGGCTTTTCTGGCTTCATAAAGGCGAAGGTGCGCCACTTCCACGAGTGGTTAGTTTGTTGAATAAGGCCCTTCAGCAGGGCTGCGAAGCCGCGTTGGTCAAGGTCGAGAATTTTGACGAAGTGCTTCGTGACCTGGTTCGACCAATGGCCGATAGCCTTGACATGGCTCCACTGGAAAAATTTGCCTCGGAACGGAGTCATTTTAGTCCACCTCCTAGGCCTGGAGGTAACCGGGGATGGCCCATTGTAAAGCTAAACGGGTTGCCGCTACGAGTGGTCCCGACGACTTGTCGTCGGGTGGTTTGTGACGTGGGTGGCTTTGCGGAAACACGTGCTGCGATGTCCGAGGCCAATGTCGATGTCATTGTTTCGAGAGTCAGAGATGGAGTGCTAGCCTTTGGCAGCGATAGGGATATCAAGAAGGCTTTGGAGAAGTATAATATTACGGCGTTCGACTTGCACACAATCGAGCCTCATCGCCTTCGATATGATTCTGGTGAACGAGGTCTCTTAAGGGATGCGCTTACGCGTGCGCTTGTCCGACAACACGGATTCGTCCACCATCACAAGCGGAGTTCCGACTTGCTTGCTCCATCTAACCCGAATGACACAAAGTGGAATGCGTTACGACAGCAGGTCGGGTCATTGGCAGGGGTAGTGCCAGATCATCCTGAGCTAACCTGGGTCGAAGGCATTTCGACGAGATTGGACTGGGCAGACGGACGCGTCTGGTTGCTCTTTGAGCCGCGTTTGGTTTTCGCTGGTCTCAATCTCAGTAACAAGGCAGCCGCAGCCGACTTCTCAAGAGAGCGTGGGGTGAGGCGCTATAACAGGCAGACGAACGATATCATGGAGTTCTGGTCTGGTGTCCTTGCAACGAGTGGTGAAGAACTCAGAGCATTGGGCATCGGTGACGGCATTGACGCCGTCTTCGGATTGTCTTCTAGGCCTGCCTACTCAAGACGGATGAGCGCATGA
- a CDS encoding DUF2958 domain-containing protein, which yields MDKLIGKDVNVEEDDPPVVKLEIPSIGLTYLINYLDPCRLRICHGISNRRRKPHNFDVQRLLDKAEENGHEVTNDYHFYALQPLSVYSLVAKEIGMSRPGSTDEDSDEFVNALEALDNRGELPAEIKNERARSWVRSRLPPRSNRG from the coding sequence ATGGATAAGCTCATAGGCAAGGACGTCAATGTGGAAGAGGATGATCCACCTGTCGTAAAGTTGGAGATTCCAAGTATTGGCCTGACATATCTTATTAATTACCTAGATCCGTGCAGACTTAGAATATGCCACGGAATATCAAATCGCCGCAGAAAACCTCACAACTTTGACGTTCAAAGGCTGCTTGATAAGGCTGAGGAGAATGGACATGAGGTTACCAATGACTACCACTTCTATGCTCTTCAGCCGTTGTCCGTATATTCTCTAGTTGCGAAAGAGATTGGTATGTCGAGGCCGGGTTCTACTGATGAGGATTCAGATGAATTCGTTAATGCTCTTGAGGCTTTGGACAATAGGGGCGAGCTTCCTGCCGAGATTAAGAATGAGCGGGCACGTAGCTGGGTAAGATCTCGCTTACCGCCTCGCTCTAATCGGGGGTGA
- a CDS encoding site-specific integrase, with amino-acid sequence MLPVNFSIQLYRGKTLGDGTHPIVAMTSVAGVVKRISLPRLRVGDPPPAVTSAQWDSEDRRVTRAHKDRARINEIITHFESRGREIIGRMLALGQAFDHERFKGELLLSDDQRKAHEQSRTDVFAMFNTIINEMEKDGRVGTASAYRDAMSALRLFQCKGDKAKASKAKTRMPYSDVSSIAGVKAWASFMIERGNSEASAGMRLRQLRAVLYRARAERIISFDDIPFKNVWNPGGLKVSNYQGDLAPQPLIEAETAKLLNAKPEEPRSAWAVDVYRLLIAMCGPNMADIAALTKDNVRAGRIHYRRMKSRRTQQEAIEVSLNITPAITEIFERYKGEGQYLLPILGPQYRTPKQRKYALQQAIRMINDRLVKLAQELGIDSHVTTKTARTTAATMLKNLGVAPDVINELQGRANAGMLKHYAPAHRYRVLDDAQAKLWALATNEPTDKRKPQRARVSLPDAPAFRPMEVSEGSEVL; translated from the coding sequence ATGCTTCCAGTCAATTTCTCCATCCAGCTTTACCGAGGCAAGACCCTCGGGGACGGCACGCATCCTATCGTGGCCATGACCTCGGTTGCCGGGGTGGTCAAGCGCATCAGCTTGCCGCGCCTGCGGGTGGGCGATCCGCCTCCTGCGGTGACATCTGCACAGTGGGACTCTGAGGACAGACGCGTTACCCGCGCCCACAAGGATCGTGCGCGCATCAATGAGATCATCACTCACTTTGAAAGTCGCGGGCGTGAGATCATTGGCCGCATGCTTGCCCTTGGCCAAGCCTTCGATCATGAGCGCTTCAAGGGCGAGTTGCTGCTCAGCGACGACCAGCGAAAGGCACATGAACAGTCCAGGACAGATGTCTTTGCGATGTTCAACACCATCATCAATGAGATGGAGAAGGATGGGCGTGTTGGTACGGCAAGCGCCTATCGCGACGCCATGAGCGCTCTCCGACTGTTTCAATGCAAGGGAGACAAGGCCAAGGCGTCGAAGGCCAAGACACGAATGCCGTACTCGGACGTGTCATCGATCGCGGGGGTGAAAGCCTGGGCCAGCTTTATGATCGAACGCGGCAACAGTGAAGCATCGGCTGGGATGCGTCTGCGCCAGTTGCGAGCGGTGCTCTATCGCGCACGGGCGGAACGCATCATCAGCTTTGATGACATCCCGTTCAAGAATGTATGGAACCCTGGGGGCCTCAAAGTGTCCAACTACCAAGGCGACCTCGCACCACAGCCGCTTATCGAAGCAGAAACCGCCAAGTTGCTCAACGCAAAGCCTGAAGAGCCGCGTTCGGCTTGGGCGGTAGATGTGTACCGCTTGCTGATCGCGATGTGCGGCCCGAACATGGCCGACATCGCCGCACTGACCAAGGACAATGTGCGCGCGGGCCGTATCCACTATCGGCGTATGAAGTCACGGCGCACACAACAGGAAGCCATCGAGGTGAGCCTGAACATCACACCGGCGATTACAGAAATCTTTGAGCGCTACAAGGGAGAGGGGCAATACCTGCTACCCATACTTGGGCCGCAGTATCGTACACCAAAGCAGCGCAAGTATGCGCTCCAACAAGCGATCCGGATGATCAACGACCGGCTGGTTAAATTGGCACAAGAGCTTGGCATCGACAGCCATGTCACGACCAAGACAGCGCGCACCACGGCTGCTACGATGCTGAAGAACCTTGGCGTTGCGCCGGATGTGATCAACGAACTTCAAGGACGTGCCAATGCGGGGATGCTGAAGCACTACGCTCCCGCTCACCGTTATCGCGTGCTCGACGATGCACAAGCCAAACTATGGGCGCTAGCGACCAACGAACCTACCGACAAGCGCAAGCCGCAACGGGCGCGTGTGTCACTTCCCGATGCACCTGCCTTCCGCCCTATGGAGGTCAGCGAAGGATCAGAGGTGCTCTAA
- a CDS encoding type IV secretory system conjugative DNA transfer family protein: MNPILALARDQQEPLWNLDNPLLQIPEEGGKPPFTWTVRNAVEGVQIFGGIGSGKSSGSGRVLALKYLSHGMGGLVLCCKTDERQHWQEMCRLTGRTDDLIIVEPGQLSRFNMLEYISAEGEGSFAQNIVQVLKTVISASQEKSSGKQDDAFWETALDMVMFNIIDLCQLAYGKVTLQLLHDVAQSMPQNAEGQTTPPRSDKKDYSAYDRAFITAQQKVDRLVEEFRKGLPSDTLQRLTKGELAQQEDEAIPELRRMQQLDNFFFEVLNKLSGKTRSIIDFSFLGFLYGLLQDPCNTLLFRHASTFSPEDCYTKGKIILINLPVKKYHAVGRDCQIMFKYIWQRAMEARDIGSNGRPVFLWADEAQHFLHAYDAEYQATARSSRIATVYISQNLPNYHASMGGDRSAHRVKSFIGTLGTKIFHANADIETNAYASELIGEAFTEETQTGVAVAGGFSASENTSWVLRRMVRPEQFVGLKTGGPENDFKVVGYMHVQGKRFASGFNHHLVTFPQNYTPLKPSLT, encoded by the coding sequence ATGAACCCAATACTCGCGCTTGCCAGAGATCAGCAGGAGCCGCTTTGGAACCTGGACAATCCGTTGCTGCAGATACCGGAAGAAGGTGGCAAGCCCCCCTTCACCTGGACGGTGCGCAACGCTGTCGAAGGCGTGCAGATTTTCGGTGGCATCGGTTCGGGCAAGAGTTCGGGTTCCGGACGTGTGCTGGCGCTGAAGTACCTGTCGCACGGCATGGGTGGTCTTGTACTGTGTTGTAAGACGGACGAACGGCAACACTGGCAAGAGATGTGTCGGCTTACGGGCAGGACGGATGATCTGATAATCGTCGAACCCGGTCAACTGAGCCGCTTCAATATGCTCGAGTACATCTCTGCCGAAGGGGAGGGCTCGTTTGCACAGAACATCGTGCAGGTCTTGAAGACGGTGATCAGCGCGAGCCAGGAGAAGTCCAGTGGCAAGCAGGACGATGCCTTCTGGGAGACGGCCCTAGACATGGTGATGTTCAACATCATCGATCTGTGCCAACTGGCCTACGGCAAGGTGACGCTGCAACTGTTGCACGACGTGGCGCAATCCATGCCGCAGAACGCGGAAGGCCAGACGACGCCCCCGCGCTCGGACAAAAAGGACTACAGCGCCTATGACCGGGCCTTTATCACGGCGCAGCAGAAAGTGGATCGGCTGGTCGAAGAGTTCCGCAAGGGCCTGCCATCGGACACGCTGCAACGCCTGACGAAAGGCGAGCTTGCCCAACAGGAGGACGAGGCGATCCCTGAGTTGCGCCGGATGCAGCAGCTCGACAACTTCTTCTTCGAGGTGTTGAACAAGCTGAGCGGCAAGACGCGCTCTATCATCGACTTCTCGTTCCTAGGGTTTCTCTACGGCCTGCTGCAAGACCCGTGCAACACGCTGCTGTTCCGTCACGCCTCGACTTTCTCGCCGGAGGATTGCTACACCAAGGGTAAGATCATCCTGATCAACCTGCCGGTGAAGAAGTACCACGCTGTAGGCCGCGATTGCCAAATCATGTTCAAGTATATCTGGCAACGTGCGATGGAGGCCAGGGACATAGGCTCCAATGGTCGCCCAGTATTCCTGTGGGCGGATGAGGCGCAGCACTTCCTCCACGCCTACGACGCCGAATACCAAGCGACCGCCCGTAGCAGCCGCATCGCCACGGTCTATATCTCACAGAACCTGCCCAACTACCATGCGAGCATGGGCGGTGATCGTAGCGCCCACCGTGTCAAGAGCTTTATCGGCACGTTAGGCACCAAGATCTTCCATGCCAACGCCGACATTGAAACCAACGCTTACGCCTCCGAGCTGATCGGCGAAGCCTTCACTGAAGAGACCCAAACCGGCGTCGCCGTCGCCGGTGGGTTCAGTGCTTCGGAGAACACTTCTTGGGTCTTGCGCCGAATGGTGCGCCCCGAACAGTTCGTTGGCCTGAAGACCGGCGGCCCGGAAAACGACTTCAAGGTGGTGGGCTACATGCATGTGCAAGGCAAACGCTTCGCCAGCGGCTTCAACCATCACCTCGTCACCTTCCCACAGAACTACACGCCTCTGAAACCCTCACTCACCTAA
- a CDS encoding relaxase domain-containing protein: MIRMVQSVSAAQAKSYYSDALLKSDYYLEDQELGGNFQGRLASRLGLQGRATREDFFALCENRHPSTGKPLTPRTKANRTTGYDVNFHVPKSVSLVHVLSKDDHILEAFRGSVAETMADIERDSKARVRRGKTYADRSTGELLWMDFIHQTARPVEGHHPDPHMHAHCYVFNATYDPDEQRIKAGQFRDIKRDMPYYQALFHKRLSDKLIDLGYDVRRTKKSFEIEGVPQRALDHFSKRTNEIGQIAKEKGITDAKALDELGARTRSKKQKGLSMVELKANWREQIAALGMSETEGGKSIRFGAAKEEKTGISKASLDHAVKHHFDKASVVPERRLLATLYTQSIGHRSATIEEANTLFLSSPSLLRVEEHGQVLCTTRAVLSEEKRMVALARSGIGKLTPLYAEPPKVKLDGAQRKAVEHVLTTPDRVSIIRGAAGSGKTTLMVEAVTWMERKGKHVTVVAPTSIASRDVLRGEGFEKADTVAALLLNKQLQEGLKDGVLWVDEAGMLGTSDMTALLNLATKNNARVILGGDTRQHSSVQRGDALRILNTVGKIRTAEVSKIYRQKNAEHRDAVGMLAKGDVRQGFDKLDRMGAIVEIDREQPNAKLVDDYLDAVKRKKSVLVVCPTNAHRRGLTDDIRVRLREAGRLGKKEIKADRLQNLHLTAAEKEDWQNYKPGQIVQFTQHAPDIKRGSQWVIDSASDAQVLIKDERTGTTVQLPQGRSSAFDVLERSEIALAKGDAVTITRNSYDRDKRRMDNGQMFEVRAVRKDGRIELQSKTSKQVYHVSREFGHIDHAHCVTSYASQGKTVDEVLIAQPEATFSATNAKQFYVSASRSRERIRIYTDDKEGLLDHAQRLGDRTSALEIAHLIEHQEHVMHKQREDRSAPEPHREPEPTRELVSHSRKDRDYEPRL; encoded by the coding sequence ATGATCCGTATGGTGCAAAGCGTGTCGGCGGCACAGGCCAAGTCCTATTACTCGGACGCGCTGCTCAAGTCCGACTACTACCTCGAAGATCAGGAGCTTGGAGGTAACTTCCAGGGTCGTCTTGCCTCACGTCTCGGGTTACAAGGTCGTGCCACACGCGAAGACTTCTTCGCCTTGTGTGAGAACCGGCATCCGAGCACGGGCAAACCACTCACCCCTCGCACCAAGGCAAACCGCACGACCGGCTACGATGTAAATTTTCACGTTCCCAAATCCGTGTCGTTGGTGCATGTACTGTCCAAGGACGATCATATACTGGAAGCGTTCCGAGGAAGTGTTGCCGAGACGATGGCGGACATCGAAAGAGACAGCAAGGCACGCGTTCGGAGGGGTAAGACCTATGCTGACCGATCCACCGGAGAGTTGCTCTGGATGGACTTTATCCATCAGACGGCGCGACCTGTCGAAGGCCATCATCCTGACCCTCATATGCACGCGCATTGCTACGTCTTCAATGCTACGTATGATCCTGACGAACAGCGGATTAAGGCCGGGCAGTTCCGCGATATCAAGCGGGACATGCCGTATTACCAAGCCTTGTTCCACAAGAGGCTGTCGGACAAGCTGATCGACCTTGGATACGATGTGCGCCGGACGAAGAAGTCATTCGAGATTGAAGGTGTTCCGCAACGAGCGCTTGACCACTTCTCCAAGCGCACGAACGAGATCGGACAGATAGCCAAAGAGAAAGGCATCACCGATGCGAAAGCACTTGACGAGCTGGGTGCTCGTACCCGTTCCAAGAAACAGAAAGGCTTAAGCATGGTTGAATTGAAAGCTAACTGGCGGGAACAGATTGCAGCTTTAGGCATGTCCGAGACCGAAGGCGGCAAGTCCATCCGCTTTGGCGCGGCCAAAGAAGAGAAGACCGGTATCTCCAAAGCCAGCCTTGACCATGCCGTCAAGCATCACTTTGACAAAGCGTCGGTGGTTCCCGAGCGACGACTTCTTGCCACCCTCTACACGCAATCAATCGGCCACCGATCAGCTACCATTGAAGAAGCCAATACGCTCTTCCTGAGCAGTCCTTCCCTGTTGCGAGTTGAAGAGCACGGCCAGGTGCTTTGCACTACCAGGGCTGTCCTCTCGGAAGAGAAGCGCATGGTGGCGTTGGCCCGAAGCGGCATCGGTAAGCTCACGCCACTTTACGCTGAGCCGCCGAAGGTGAAGCTCGATGGGGCGCAGCGCAAAGCCGTTGAGCATGTGCTGACCACACCCGATAGAGTGTCGATCATTCGTGGGGCGGCCGGATCGGGCAAGACGACGTTGATGGTTGAGGCGGTAACGTGGATGGAACGCAAGGGCAAGCACGTCACCGTCGTCGCTCCCACCTCTATCGCCTCGCGCGATGTGCTGCGCGGTGAAGGATTCGAGAAGGCCGACACGGTTGCTGCGCTGTTGCTGAACAAGCAACTGCAGGAGGGTTTGAAAGACGGTGTTCTCTGGGTCGATGAGGCGGGCATGCTCGGGACAAGTGACATGACGGCGCTCCTAAATCTTGCGACCAAGAACAACGCACGGGTGATCTTGGGCGGTGATACGCGCCAACATTCAAGCGTCCAGCGCGGCGATGCCTTGCGCATCCTCAACACGGTCGGCAAGATCAGAACCGCCGAAGTGTCCAAAATCTACCGGCAGAAGAACGCCGAGCACCGCGATGCGGTTGGCATGCTTGCCAAGGGTGACGTTAGGCAAGGCTTCGACAAGCTCGACCGTATGGGCGCTATCGTCGAGATTGATCGTGAACAGCCCAACGCCAAGTTGGTGGACGACTATCTCGATGCGGTTAAGCGCAAGAAGTCCGTGCTGGTCGTGTGTCCGACCAACGCGCATCGGCGTGGCTTGACCGACGACATCCGCGTGAGGCTGCGTGAGGCCGGACGCTTGGGCAAGAAAGAAATCAAGGCCGACCGCCTTCAAAACCTGCACCTCACGGCGGCGGAGAAAGAAGACTGGCAGAACTATAAGCCAGGTCAGATTGTCCAGTTCACTCAGCACGCCCCGGACATCAAGCGCGGCAGTCAATGGGTGATCGACAGCGCATCGGACGCCCAAGTTCTAATCAAGGATGAACGCACCGGTACGACCGTGCAACTACCCCAAGGTCGTTCCAGCGCGTTCGATGTGCTGGAACGCTCTGAGATTGCCCTCGCCAAGGGCGATGCCGTCACCATCACGCGCAACAGTTACGACCGTGACAAGCGGCGCATGGATAACGGACAGATGTTCGAAGTGCGTGCAGTGCGCAAGGACGGACGCATTGAGTTGCAGAGCAAGACGAGCAAACAGGTCTATCACGTCTCACGCGAGTTCGGGCATATCGATCACGCGCACTGCGTGACCTCCTATGCATCGCAAGGCAAGACCGTCGATGAGGTGCTGATCGCACAACCGGAAGCGACGTTCTCGGCTACAAACGCCAAGCAGTTCTATGTGTCCGCATCACGCTCCCGCGAGCGCATTCGCATCTATACCGACGACAAGGAAGGTCTTCTCGACCATGCGCAGCGTCTGGGTGATCGAACATCGGCTTTGGAGATTGCACACCTGATCGAGCACCAGGAGCATGTCATGCACAAGCAGCGTGAAGACCGTTCGGCACCTGAGCCGCATCGCGAACCAGAGCCGACACGTGAGCTCGTTTCACATTCCCGCAAAGACCGCGACTATGAACCAAGACTATAA
- a CDS encoding cysteine desulfurase: MNRIYLDNAATTPLAPEVFDAMVPYLKEHFGNPSAIHAYGRTTRAAVEKARRSVAKLLNCSPGEIIFTGGGTEADNMVLFGAVRDLGVKHIITSPIEHHAVELTAHAIGQAGGAQVHWVRLHDDGRPDSAHLEELLAATQGQGALVSLMHANNEIGTRIDLMAVGTLCRRYGALFHSDTVQTMGHYRFDLNALPVDFITCAAHKFHGPKGTGFLYMRSGAGLKPMILGGAQERNMRAGTENIAGIVGLARAMELAYEDLEGHHAHVQALKDRMKRELKAAIPGVGFNGDTSADALYTVLSVRFPDDGRSEMLLYNLDIEGVACSGGSACSSGSNKGSHVLAALYPERPGANIRFSFSRYTTEAEVDQAVQVLKRVFQLEVVKG; this comes from the coding sequence ATGAACCGGATCTACCTCGACAACGCCGCCACCACGCCGCTCGCACCGGAGGTCTTCGACGCCATGGTGCCTTACCTGAAGGAGCATTTCGGCAATCCTTCAGCGATACACGCCTACGGCCGCACCACGCGCGCCGCTGTTGAGAAGGCCCGGCGCAGCGTGGCCAAGCTCCTCAATTGCAGTCCCGGCGAGATCATCTTCACTGGAGGCGGCACCGAGGCCGACAACATGGTGCTCTTCGGTGCCGTGCGCGACCTCGGCGTCAAGCACATCATCACCAGCCCCATCGAGCACCATGCAGTGGAGCTCACCGCGCATGCCATCGGGCAGGCGGGAGGCGCGCAGGTGCATTGGGTGCGTTTGCACGATGATGGCCGGCCCGACTCGGCCCACCTCGAGGAACTCCTTGCTGCCACCCAAGGACAGGGCGCGCTGGTCTCGCTGATGCACGCCAACAATGAGATCGGGACACGGATCGATCTGATGGCCGTCGGGACGCTTTGCCGGCGCTACGGAGCGCTCTTCCACAGCGACACGGTGCAGACCATGGGGCACTACAGATTCGACCTGAATGCACTGCCCGTCGATTTCATCACCTGCGCGGCGCACAAGTTCCACGGCCCGAAAGGCACGGGCTTCCTGTACATGCGCAGCGGTGCCGGGCTGAAACCCATGATCCTCGGTGGCGCGCAGGAGCGCAACATGCGCGCGGGCACGGAGAACATCGCAGGCATCGTGGGCCTTGCGCGCGCCATGGAACTGGCTTACGAGGATCTCGAAGGGCACCATGCGCACGTGCAAGCCCTGAAGGACCGCATGAAGCGCGAGCTCAAAGCGGCGATTCCTGGCGTGGGCTTCAATGGAGACACCAGTGCCGATGCCCTGTACACCGTGCTGAGCGTGCGCTTTCCCGATGACGGCCGCAGTGAGATGCTCCTGTACAACCTCGACATCGAGGGCGTGGCATGCAGCGGTGGAAGCGCTTGCAGCAGCGGCAGCAACAAGGGCAGCCATGTGCTCGCTGCGCTCTACCCCGAGCGGCCCGGCGCCAACATCCGCTTCTCATTCAGCCGCTACACCACCGAAGCGGAGGTCGATCAGGCCGTTCAGGTGCTCAAGCGCGTGTTCCAGCTGGAAGTGGTGAAAGGCTAA